The stretch of DNA TGCGCATTCAGCGAGACAACGGACAGGCCAGCCAGCGCCAGTGCGATCAACGACTTATTCATTTTCGACATATCCCCGTCCATTCTTATGGTTTGACTTGCACAACGACCGCGCCGAGTTCTTCCTTGCCCTGGCCGTTCACGTTCTGTGCCGACTTCGGCGGCCATTGCAGCGGCACCTTGACCACTTCGCGGCCACCGGCTTCGCGCGCCGCTTCGACCATCACGGTGTACTGGCCGGCCGGCAGCTTGTCCAGCGCGCCTTTCGGTGCATTCAGCGTGAACTCGCCTGGCGCCTTGGTCGCACCCGACACGCCATCCAGCGGCATCGTCAGTTCACGGCCGGTCTTGCGCCACCACGTGCGCATGTCCTTCAGCCACTTGGTGCCGGCGTTGTCCTTTTTCTTGGTGTCGTACAGCACGGCCAGGTTGGCCACCACCTGCTGGTCGGCGTTTTCCACCCACGCAGCGATGTAAGGGCGATGGTATTCCGCCACATTCAACTGCGGCACGTCGAGTTTGAGGGCCAGATCGGCGGCCATGGCCGAAGCACTGGCGAGTGGCAGACTAAGCGCGATGGAGTAGCGTAATTTCATGGAAGTCCTGTGTGGGATTAATGGATAAACAGCAGTGCAATTACGATGGGAATCAGCACGCCCAGGCCCACCATCGGCCAGGTGAACGGCCGATTCGCCGCATGGAACTTCAAAATCAATAAACCGGTGATGCAGAACACCAGGCACAGCACGGCGAAGATGTCGATGAACCAGTTCCACGCCGGACCGGTGTTGCGGCCCTTGTGGACGTCGTTCAGCCACGAGATCCAGCCGCGGTCGGTATTTTCGAATTCGGCCGCGCCGTCTTCCAGGCCGATGCGCACCCAGGCGTCGCCGCCGGCCTTGGGCATCGGCAGATAGACTTCGTCGCTGGCCCACTCGGCATTGCGGCCGCCCGGCTGCACCTTGAATGTGTCCTTCAGCCATTGCTCAACCGGCGCCGGCAGCGGCTCCTTGGCGCCGTCGTGCTGCTCGGCATAGCTGCGCAGCTGGGTCGTCAGCGGCGCCGGCAACTGCGCCTGCTGGCGGGTGATGACCGGCTTGGCCTCGATCTGCGACGCGTGGTTCAGCGTGATGCCGGTGACCGAAAACAGGAACATGCAGAGCAGACACATGGCCGAACTGATCCAATGCCACTGGTGCAACTGCTTCAGCCAGACGGCGCGGCTGGCATTGCGGGCGGAACTGGCGCCTTGTACGCTCACGGGAATTCCCTCGACGAAAAACATAAATGATAATGATTATCATTTGATGGGTCAAGCCGATTGTGTATCTGCTATGTAAAGTTGCGCACATTGTGTGGGCGGCAAGCGGGTTAAGGTGAACGCAACGACATCTTTATCATGGAGGCGCATCATGCCGCTCTATTCGCAGGAACAAATCAACACCATCGCCGCCAAGATCAAGCATGTGAAGTTCGGCATGTTCACCACGGTGGATGGCGATAACGTGCTGAGCAGCCGTCCGCTGACCACGCAGCAGATGGATAACGAGGGCAATATGTGGTTCTTCACCTCGGACGAGGCGGCATTCACGCACGATCTGGCGCAGCATCCGGAGGTGAATGTGAGTTTTTCCAATCCGGACGAGCAGTTATACCTGTCGGTGACCGGGCAGGCGTATTTGCTGAAGGACCGGGCCAAGGCGCGGGAATTGTGGAGTCCGCTGGTGCGGGCATGGTTCCCCGGTGGTCTGGATGACCCGCATCTGGCCATGATACGGGTCCGCATCCAGACCGCCGAGTACTGGGACGCCAGCGCCAGCAAGATGAAGCAGCTGGTGCAGCTAGCCAAAGCGGCCGTCACCGGCCGCACGGCGGTGGATATGGGCAAGCATTACACGATCTGTTTGTAACCCAACACCAAGGGGTCTGACCCCGCGGGGTCAGACCCTGGCATCGCGGTGTAAGGGGGGCAAGCGCGCTATTTCGATCGGCTGCCGCCCCGCCCGCCCTTGCTGTTATCCTGCTCCATATTCTCGCCTTCGTCCTCCTCCTCCTCCTCCTCGGGCTTGGCGCTACCCTTGTTGCCCGGGTTGGCGCTCTGCTTGCTGCGTCCCGGATCGTTCTTGTGACTCATCGCGCCGGCCTTGCGCGCCTCCTCCGATGTGAACTCATGCGCCGTGCCTTTTTCATGCGCGGCGCGACCGCCTTCCGCAGCGATTTCGCGCTGCTGTTCCGGGTCCATGGAAGCGAACCCGCGTTTGCTGGTGTTGTCGCTTTGCTTGTTACCTTTGTCATTGGTTGCCATGATCATCTCCTGAGATAAAACTCCTGCGTGCAGCACAGGAGCAGTCATCCTAGTTCACGTCCAATGCACCCAACGTAGGACGCCGGCAATAGCCGATGTAGGAGCGTTCCGCATCAAGGAATCGACAACACCGCCTCGCCGCTGCTGACGTACATGCGCTCGTCCGGCTGCGCCATCACCGGATGGCCGCCGGTGAACGCGCCAAACGACGGCAGCACCATGCGCTGCGGCCCCACCAGGAAGCACGGCAGCAACAACGACTCCCAGCCCGAACGCAGCCGGTATACCGGATGCACATGCCCCGCCAGCACATACGACGGCACCAGCACGTCCGGGTGATGGCAAAACGCGAACGGCCCGATCACATGCGGCTCGTCCACCATCTCAATCTCCAGCTCCGCCGGCGGATCGCCCGCATGCGCATCATGGTTGCCGCGCACCACGGTCAGACGCAGGTCGGGATGGCGCTGGCGCCAGGCCAGCATCGCCGCCAGCGTGGCCGGCGCATGGGCCGCCCGCGCATGCAGGAAGTCGCCGAGGAACATGACGTGGCGCACATCGTACTGCGCCAGCAGCGCATCCAGCCCCAGCAGATTGGCACTGGTGGTGCCCGCAGGCACCGGCACGCCCAAGGCGCGGAACGAGGCGGCCTTGCCAAAGTGAATGTCGGCGATGATCAGCATGCCCTCGCGCGGCCAATAGGCGGCCTTTTGCGGCAACAGCAGCAGTTGTTCATTGGCCAGGGTCAGCATCATGGTCCAGCAGCCTTTTCGAGTTCGCGTACCAGACGGGCGACGCGGTCCGACAGTTTTTCTGTCGATAGTTTTTCACGGAAGCGCTCGACCATCAAGGCGAACCCGAATGGCGTGGCGCGTTTGATCGCATGGAACTGCACCCGGCGCGCCTGCAATTCCAGTAGTGTGGCGCGCAGTCGGCCCAGTTCCAGTTCCTGCTCCAACACTTCGCGCTGGGCCTGGGTCAGCAATAGATTGCCGGCGTCATGCTGGCGGAAGACCGCAAAGAACAGGGACGACGACGCCTGCAACTGGCGCGCGCTCTTGCCCTGTCCCGGATAGCCCTGGAACACCAGGCCGGCAATGCGGGCAATTTCGCGGAAGCGGCGTTGTGACATTTCGGTGGCGTTGAGGCTGGCCAGCACGTCTTCCAGCAGATGCTCGGTGCTGAACAGATCGACATCGGCGCCGTGGGCGGCGTCCAGCAACGGCGCCCAGTCCAGTTCCTGCGCGGACAGCAGCTCGAAGCCATAGTCGTTGACGGCAATCGAAAACGTTACCGGCGTCATGCGGCCGACGCGGTACGCCAGCAGCGACGCCAGCCCGACGTGCACCGAGCGCCCGGCAAACGGAAACATGAACAGATGACGGCCCTCGCGGCTGTGCATGGTTTCGATGACGGTGGCGTCCGGCGTCGGCAGCGACGACCAGCGCTGCTGGATCTCCAGCAAGGGTTTGAGTGCCTGCATTTCCGGCCCCTCGTAGCGCTCCAGCGTGGCGAGCCGCAATTGCTCCAGCGCCGCATGCGCCAGCTCGGACGACATCGGCATGCGACCGCCCTGCCAGCGCGGCACCGCCCCCTTGGCGCCGGTGGCGCGCCGCACGTAAGCGGTCATCTCGTGCAGCCGCACAAATTCCAGGATGCGGCCGGCGAACAGGAAATGGTCGCCCTTGCGCAAGCGGGCGATGAACGATTCCTCCACGCTGCCGAGCCGTCCGCCGCTGACGTATTTCACTTGCAGCGACGAATCGGAAACAATGGTGCCGATACCCATGCGGTGGCGGCGACCGATCGCCGCGTCGGGCACGCGATAGACGCCCTGCTCGTCCGGCAGCACGCGGCGGTATTCGGGATACGCCGTCAGCGTCTGGCCACCGCGTGCCACGAAGTCCAGCGCCCATTGCCACTCCTCATCGCTCAGGTGGCGGAACGACCAGGCGCTGCGCACTTCGGCCAGCAACTCATCCGGCCGGAAACCACCACCCAGCGCGATGGTCACCAAATGCTGCACCAGCACGTCCAGCGGCTTGTCCGGCACCGGCCGCGCTTCGATGTCGCGCGCGGCGACGGCGTGGATGGCGCCGGCCGCTTCCAGCAATTCCATGCTTTGCGTTGGCACCAGCGTCAGGCGCGAGATGCGGCCGGGCGCGTGCCCACTGCGGCCGGCGCGCTGCAACAACCGGGCGATACCTTTGGCGCTGCCGATTTGCAGCACGCGCTCCACCGGCAAAAAGTCGACGCCCAGGTCAAGGCTGGAAGTGCACACCACGGCTTTCAGCTGGCCCTGCTTGAGGCCCTGCTCCACCCACTCGCGCACTTCCTTGTCCAGCGAGCCGTGATGCAGTGCGATCAGCCCAGCCCAGTCGGGACGCGCGTCCAACATGTGCTGATACCACAGCTCGGCCTGCGAGCGGGTGTTGGTGAACACCAGCGTGGTGGACGCCTGTTCGATTTCGCGTATCACCGGCTGCAACATCTGCACGCCCAGGTGGCCGCCCCAAGGGAAGCGCGACGGATTTTCAGGAATCAGCGTATCCACCAGCAGCTCTTTGCTGACATGGCCTTCGATGATGACGCCTTCCGGCATCAGCACATCGCGCGCCCGTTCCAGATTGCCGAGCGTGGCCGATAAGCCCCACACCAGCAGCGACGGATTCCACTGCCGCAAGCGCGCCAGCGCCAGCTGGGTCTGCACGCCGCGCTTGTTACCCATCAGCTCGTGCCATTCGTCGATGATGATCATTTGCAGCTGCTTGAAGCGGTCGGCGGCGTCCGGATGGCTCAGCAGCAGCGTCAGGCTTTCCGGCGTGGTGATCAGCGCATCGGGCAGGCGCTTGTTCTGGCGCGCACGTTGGGCCGAGCTGGTATCGCCGGTGCGGGCTTCCACTTGCCAGTCGGGAGCGGCGTCCTGCAAGGCGCGCAAGGTGTCGGCGGCCAGTGCGCGCATCGGCGTGATCCACAGCACGCGCAGGCCGGTCTTTGGCGTGCTGCGCGCCGTGTCGCTGGCATCGGCAGGCATGCGGCGCGTGCGAGAACGCAGGGCGTTGGCGCGGCCAAGCAAGCGCTCACCATAACCGGCGCGCTGCAAGGCGGCGAACCACACAGCATAGGTCTTGCCGGAACCGGTGGTGGCGTGCAGCAGGCCGGAGCGGCCTTCGGCGGCGGCTTCCCATACGGCGCGCTGGAACGGGAACACCGTCCAGCCGCGCGCGGCGAACCAGGCTTCCGCCTTCATGACGCCACAAGCAGGCTTTTGAGTGACTCCAGCGTGTCGGCCTCGTCCACGGATTTATCTTCGCGCCGCCGCAGGATGCGCGGAAAGCGCACGGCGATGCCGGATTTGTGGCGCGGCGAACTGGCGATGCCTTCAAAGCCGATTTCAAACACCATGCTCGGCGTCACGCTGCGCACCGGTCCGAATTTCTCGATGGTGGTCTTGCGGATCGCCTGGTCCACCTGCGCAATCTCCACATCCGTCAGGCCGGAATAGGCTTTGGCGAACGGCACCAGGTTGCGTTCCTGATCCCACACGGCGAAGGTGTAGTCGGTGTACAGGGAAGCGCGGCGGCCGTGCCCAGCCTGCGCGTAGATCAGCACCGCATCCACACTGTAGGGATCGATCTTCCACTTCCACCAGGTGCCGACGCTCTTGGTGCGGCCGACGCCGTAGCGCGCATCGACCGCCTTCAGCATCATGCCCTCGACGCCGCGCTCGCGCGATTCGGCGCGGATCTCGGCCAGGTGCTCCCAGCTGTCCGCCACGATCAACGGCGCCAGCCTCAGCTGCGGCGTCCCTTGCAAACTGCCGATCAGTTGTTCCAGCAGCATTCGCCGCTCGGCTTGCGGCAGGTCGCGCAGATCGCGGCCGTCCAGTTCCAGCAGGTCATAGGCCACCATCACGGCGGGCAATTCGCCCAGCAGGCGCGCCGACACTTGTTTGCGGCCCATGCGTTTTTGCAGGTCGGCGAACGGCGCCGGTGCGGTGCCGCCGTGCCAGATCAGGATTTCGCCGTCCAGCACCACGCCGTCCGGCAGGCGCAGCGCCGCCAGTTCGGGGAAGCGTTCGGTGATCAGGTCTTCGCCGCGCGACCATAGCCAGTTCTTGCCTTCGCGCCGCACCAGTTGCGCGCGCATGCCATCGTATTTCCATTCGACTTGCCAGTTGGCCAGGTCGCCCAGTGTGGATGGCTCCCGTTCCAGCTGGTGCGCCAGGAAGAATGGGTATGGCTGGCCGCCCCGCTGCGCCAGTTCTTCCGGCGCGTGGGCGGCCGTCAACTGCTTGAACCCGGCGGCGGTTGGGCTGACGCTGCCGTCGGTCCAGCCCATCAGGCGCTGGGCGATCAGTTTGCTGTCGAGGCCGGCGATGGCGCTCAGCGCGCGCGTCACCAGCAAGCGCGAGACGCCGACGCGGAAACCGCCGCCGATCAGCTTTGTCAGCAGGAAGCGTTCGCGGGTGTCGAGCTGGTCCCAGTAGGTGAACAATGCTGTCCGCACGGTTTCCGGCGGTGCGCCGCGCAAGGGCGCGATGCCGAGTTCGATCCAGTCGGCCAGGCCGATTTCGCTTGGGTGGGTCGGCGGCGGCAGCACCAGGGCGATGGTTTCGGCCAGATCGCCAACCGAGTGGTAACACTCGTCGAACAGCCATTCGTCGAGACCGGCGTATTCCATCGCGTACTGGCGCAGCAGCTTGGTCGGCACCGCCTGGCGCGGTTTGCCACCGGCGAGAAAGTAAACGGCCCAGGCGGCGTCTTGCGGCGCGGCAGTGGTGAAATAGGTTTGCAGCGCCGCCAACTTGCGGGTGGTGGACGTGGTCTCGTCCAATTCGGCGTACAGGCGGGCGAAGTCACGCATGCTCCGCTCCTTCGGCAGCCGGGAATGCAGGGAGGCCGGGGCCAGCCGCAGCAGCCGAGTCGCCAGCGCGGGCGGCGACGGCGGCCGGGGCCGCGGCGCCATCGGCAGGCGCTGCGGCGCTGTCAGCAGTCGCAGCATCGTCGGCCTCATCGTCGCCATATTCGGTATCGAAGCCGCTGGCCTGCAAGCCTTGCGCCTGTAGCCAGCGCACCAGCACCGCAATCGAGCCGTGCGTCACGATCACGCGCTGCGCGCCGGTGGCGCCGATCGCCTCCAGCAAACCCGGCCAGTCGGCATGATCGGACAGCACAAAGCCACGATCGACACCCCGCCGGCGACGGGCGCCGCGCAGCTGCATCCAGCCGCTGGCAAAGGCATCGCTGTAATCGCCAAAGCGCTTGATCCAGGGTGAGCCGGCAGCCGACGGCGGCGCCAACACAATCGACCTGCTGATCTCGCTCTTGGGCACATCAGCCACCATCACAGTCGACGGCAACCACACGCCCTCATCGCGATACACCTGGTTCAAGGTCTGCACCGCACCATGGCAGATGATCGGCCCATTAGAAGGATCCAGCCCGCTCAACAGCCGCTGCGCCTTGCCAAAGCTATAGCCCAGCAGCACACTGGCGCGGCCCTGCGCCGCATTGGCCGCCCACCATTGGTTGACGTCCTCAAAGATTTGCTGCTCCGGCTGCCAGCGGTAAATCGGCAGGCCGAAGGTCGATTCGGTGATGAAGGTATCGCAGCGCACCGGCTCGAACGGCGTGCAGGTGCGGTCCGCCTCGACCTTGTAATCGCCCGACGCCACCCACACCTCGCCCCGATAGTCCATGCGCACCTGGGCCGATCCCAGCACATGGCCGGCCGGATGCAGCGACACCGTCACGCCGTTATGCACCACCTGCTCGCCATACGCCAGCCCGGTGATATTGATCGGCCCCAGCCGCGACTTCATCACATTTACGCCCGGCGCTGCCGTCAGATAATGCTGATGACCGCCGCGCGCATGGTCGCCGTGCGCATGGGTGATGACGGCACGCTCCACCGGCCGCCACGGGTCGATGTAAAACTGGCCGGGCACGCAATACAGCCCTTCCTTGCGGACGATCACCATATCTGCGGACATAAACGGCTTTCATTTTCTGAAGATAGCCGATTGTCACGCCCGGCTGCGCTCCCGTCTGTGAGAGAACGCACCGAGGCTAGAGGGTATCGATCACTTCCGCCATAAAGGCAATGTTATCGTCTTCCTCATATACGATATGCACGCGCTCCTCGCCGACCATCAGCAAGGCGTCGATATCGATAGTGGGCGGCGGTGGCGACTCAACGTGTTTTGGCTTGTTGTGACGCGGCGGCTCAGCGTTCTTTTTTCTGGTGGACATATTTACCCCGCTTGGTGAATGACGCGCTGCCCACCAGAGTATCCTGCACACGGCCGTTCCGCTATCAGATACTGCCTACAAAAAGGGTAGGAAGTCTTCGTAATTTGGCCGGATCGGCTACCATAGAGGCCTCGGCGCGCCTGCGCTTATTTTCAGAACAACACATCATGACCTTCACCCTCAGCGACAACGCTTACGGCACCGACAGCGCCGACGCCAAAAATGCCATGTACAACGACCTGCGCCCACAGCTGCAAGGCCTGCTGCACGGCGAGACCGATTTGATCGCCAACACCGCCAATTTCAGCTCGCTGGTATTCAACACCATGCCGGGCCTGAACTGGGCCGGCTTCTACTTCCTCAAAGGCGATGAACTGGTGCTCGGCCCGTTCCAGGGCAAGCCGGCCTGCATCCGCATCAAGAAAGGCCGTGGCGTCTGCGGCACCACCGTGGTGGAAGGCAAAGCCATCGTCGTGCCGGACGTGCACGCCTTCCCGGGCCACATCGCCTGCGACGTCAATTCGCGTTCGGAGCTGGTGGTGCCGGTGCGCGGCCCGGACGGCGCCATCGTCGGCGTGTTCGACCTCGATAGCCCGCTGCCGAACCGCTTCGACCAAACCGACGCCGACGGCATCGAAGCGCTGATCAAGCTGCTGGAAGCCACGCTGGCTTAATGCGCCTGGGCGCGCGCCAGCAGCAGCTGGCGTTCGCGCTCGTTCTGTGTCAGCGACGCGGCGCGGCCGAACTCCAGGCGCGCTTCGTCGTGACGTCCCAGCTTGGCCAGCAAGTCGCCACGCACGCTGGGCAGCAAATGGTAGTACTTCAACGCCGGCGCTGCCAGCAAACCATCTACCACCTCCAGTCCCGCCTGCGGACCGTACGCCATCGACAGCGCCACAGCGCGATTCAACTCGACGATTGGGGACGGCGACAACTGCGCCAGAGCGTCATACAGCGCGGCGATTCGCGGCCAGTCGGTATCCTGCGCCTGCCGGGCGCGCGCGTGACAGGCGGCGATGGCGGCCTGCAGCCCGTACGGCCCGAGGCCACGGCCGCTGCGTTCGGCGCGTGCCAGCGCCGCCAGTCCGCGCCGGATCAGCAACTGATCCCAGCGCGCGCGATCCTGTTCCAGCAACAGAATCGGCTCCCCGGCCGGCCCTACGCGGGCGCGGGCGCGCGAGGACTGGATTTCCATCAGCGCCACCAGCCCGTGCACTTCCGCTTCGTCCGGCTGCAAGCCGGCCAGCACGCGCCCCAGCCGCAACGCTTCCTCGCACAGCGCGGGCCGCATCCAGTCGGCGCCGGCGCTGGCGGAATAGCCTTCGTTGTAGATCAGGTAGATCACTTGCAGCACCGACGCCAGCCGCTCGTGCAGCTCATGCGCGCGCGGCGGCTCGAACGGCACCTTGGCCTCGGCCAGCGTGCGCTTGGCGCGCACAATACGCTGCGCCACGGTCTTTTCCGGCACCAGGAAGGCGCGGGCGATTTCCTCGGTGCTCAAACCGCCCAGCATGCGCAAGGTCAGCGCAACGCGGCCATCGGTCGGCAGAACCGGATGACAGGCCACAAACACCAGCCGCAGCACATCGTCGCCAATGTCGTTTTCCAGCGCCTCGGCCACCGCGTGCTCCAGATCGGGCGCGGCGTCTTGCAGCAGCTGGTCGATTTCATAGCTCAGTTGCGGTTCTTTTTCGTGATGCAGCTGGCGGCGGCGCAGCGCGTCCAGCGCGCGGTTCTTGGCGACGGTGGTCAGCCAGGCGGCCGGCTGTTCCGGCACGCCGCTGTCCGGCCAGCGCTCCAGCGCCAGCACCAGTGCGTCCTGCGCCAGTTCCTCGGCCTGGCCGACGTCGCGCAGCATGCGCGCCAACACGGCGATGATTTTGGCGGACTCCATCCGCCATACCGCTTCAACGATTTTGTGAACGTCAGCCGCCACGGGCCGCTTTACTGAATGCGTTGCGCAGCCCCGCTTCCAGCAATTCGGCGCGCAGGCGTTCTTCCGCCTTGACCATCTCCGGCGTGAACTCCTGGCGGTCGATGCGTTCGCAGGCCTCGCGGATTTCCAGCGTGATCTCGCCCGGCTGCGGATAGGGATAAGTCTTGGCCCAGGCAATCGCTTCCTCGAGCGAGGCGGCCTGGATCATCCAGTAGCCGGCGATCAGCTCCTTCACTTCGGTGAACGGGCCGTCCACCACCGAAGTGCGCGAGTTGGCGTAGTGGACGCGGGCGGCGGTGTCCGTTCCCTTCAGTCCTTCGCCGGCCAGCAGCACGCCCTGCTGCACGCCGCTTTCATTAAACGCGTTCATCACATCGATGACTTCCGGCGGCGGTTCGGCGTTGGCTTCCGCATACACGTCCGAACGCAGGAAAATCACATAGCGCTTCAACGCTTCATTGCGCTTTGGAATAGTGCCGGCCGCCGTGCCGCGCTCATCGAAGCCGACGCAGTTCCCGGGGCAGCCGGCGTCGCGGATTTCATACACTGCGCCGCTGTCGAACAAGGGCCACCAGCGCACCTGTTCGACGATGTCCTCGCGCGACGCCGCCTCCAGCAGCACGAAGCCGGCGATCAGCTCCTTCGGCGGAAACGGGCCTTTCAGCTCGCCCCATTCGCCGTCACGGCGCTGCAAGCGCACCGCCTCCACGCTGGGGCGCAGGAAAATGCCCGGCTCCAGCGCTGGCGGTTGTATCCCTCGTTCCGTGCTTTGATTGGCGCGGCGCAGTACCATGAATTCCATTACATCGAGCTCCCGATTGACTTAGGCATTAAGGTATCACAGGCGCGCCCGTAAAGCCTCCTCCTGGGCCACCACTTCCGGCGTGGCGGCGTCGCCAAAGTCGCTCATTTCATACACTTGACGGATTTCGATGTCCGACGGCACATCGAATGGATTCGGACAGCGCTTCATCCACTCAATCGCCTCTTCCTTCGATTTCACCTGGATCAGCCAGAAACCGGCGATCAACTCCTTGGTCTCGGAGAACGGGCCGTCGGTCACGGTGCGGCTGGCGCCGTCGAAATGGATGCGCGCGCCTCTGGCGGTCGGATGCAGGCCCTCGCCCGCCAGCAGCACGCCGGCGTTGACCAGTTCCTCGTTGAACTTGCCCATGGCGGTCATCAGCTCGGTGCTGGGCAGCTTGCCCGCTTCGGAGTCGGCGGTGGCTTTTACAATGATCATGAATCGCATGCGGCGCTCCTTACTGACATTCGGACTGCTGTTTCATCGCTTCCATCATCTCGGCCGGCGTCATGTCCTTGATGTGGGTGGCGATGGACCAGTGATGGCCGAACGGATCGGTGACCTGCCCGTAGCGGTCGTCCCAGAACATATCGGCCGGCGCCATGCGCACCGAGGCGCCGGCGTCCACCGCCTGCTGGAACGAGGCGTCCACGTCCGGCACAACCATATGCAGCGTGACCGGGCTGCCTTTCAGCGCCTTCGGCCCGAGACCGCCGTATTCGGGGAAGTCATCGGCCAGCATGATGGTGGAGTTGCCGATGGTGAGGGCGGCATGCATGATGCGGCCGTTATCGCCAGGCATGCGCATCTGCTCGACGGCGTTGAAGGCTTTTTTATAGAACTCGATAGCGTCGGCGGCGCCTTCGCATACCAGGTGTGGAATCACGGTGGTGGTCATGATGGTCTCCTTGGGTTGACGAGTAAGTCACTCTACCCCTACGACGCACCAGCAACACACAAATCGACACGATTTTTTAACTATTTTGAGCTTTTTTGAACAGCAGGAAAAACGTGGTGCTGGCGCCCGGCTGACTGTCCACGGAAATCTTTCCGCCATGTAAATTCATGATGGCGCGGACGATGGACAGGCCCAGTCCGGCCGAATGGGCTTGGTCCGAGCGCGCCTGGTCGGCCCGGTAGTAGCGGTCAAAGATATGCGGCAAATGCTCGGGCGCGATGCCGGGGCCGGTGTTGCTGACCGCCAGTTGCACGCCCTCTTCCACCGCGCGCGCCGACAGGTGCACTTCGCCGCCGGCCGGCGTGTAGCGGATCGCATTCGACACCAGGTTATTGACGGCGCGCTGCAACAGTACCGGGTCGATCTCGGCGCGCAGCGGCTCGGCTTCGACGGTCAGGCGAACGCCGCCGTCATCGGCCAGGATCTCGAAATACTCGTGGATGCGCTGCAATTCCACCTGCAAGTCCAGCGACTCGCGCCGCAGCGCCAGCTGAGCGTTGTCGACCCGCGCCAGAAAGAGCGTGTTTTCGATCATGCGCGCCAGCCGCTCGTATTCCTCGGAGTTTGACGCCAGCAGCGCCTGGTATTCCTCCGGCGTGCGCGGGCGCGACAGCGCCACCTGGGTTTCCACCATCAGCGTGTTGACCGGCGTGCGCATGTCGTGCGCCAGGTCAGCGGCAAAGCCGGACAATCGCTGCACGCCGTCCTCCAACCGGTCCAGCATGGCGTTGAAGGCTTCGCCCATCTGCCGCAACTCGGCCGGCGCGTCCTCTACCGACAAGCGCGTGTTCAGGCGGCTGGCGTTGATGTCCCCGGCCTTGGCAATCACCGAGCGGAATTGCCGCATGCTGTAACGCACCACCGCATAGCCCAGCGCGGTCGCCAGCAAAGCGCCGCCACACAGCGCCACCAGCAGATCGGCGACATAGGCGCGCAGCAGCTGCAAACGGTCCGACCGTTCCCGCGCGAGCGTGATCTGCACCGGTTCACCAGCGTCGCCGGCGGTCGGGTTGACGCCCACCAGCCCGGTGGCGCGCACCATGCGGCCGC from Duganella dendranthematis encodes:
- a CDS encoding YciI family protein, giving the protein MRFMIIVKATADSEAGKLPSTELMTAMGKFNEELVNAGVLLAGEGLHPTARGARIHFDGASRTVTDGPFSETKELIAGFWLIQVKSKEEAIEWMKRCPNPFDVPSDIEIRQVYEMSDFGDAATPEVVAQEEALRARL
- a CDS encoding GAF domain-containing protein; this translates as MTFTLSDNAYGTDSADAKNAMYNDLRPQLQGLLHGETDLIANTANFSSLVFNTMPGLNWAGFYFLKGDELVLGPFQGKPACIRIKKGRGVCGTTVVEGKAIVVPDVHAFPGHIACDVNSRSELVVPVRGPDGAIVGVFDLDSPLPNRFDQTDADGIEALIKLLEATLA
- a CDS encoding heavy metal sensor histidine kinase; the protein is MKRRPLSLTLRVALLLSAVAVATFLAVGAYLYHTLQRQMAYRDDVELIAKVGQIRRVLAELPSVSAMVRNARPLTDTLYGHNDFMLKVNGADGKQLVQTSVTSRPLPTVASVPAQRALTMDDVHDWQPAMGRGRMVRATGLVGVNPTAGDAGEPVQITLARERSDRLQLLRAYVADLLVALCGGALLATALGYAVVRYSMRQFRSVIAKAGDINASRLNTRLSVEDAPAELRQMGEAFNAMLDRLEDGVQRLSGFAADLAHDMRTPVNTLMVETQVALSRPRTPEEYQALLASNSEEYERLARMIENTLFLARVDNAQLALRRESLDLQVELQRIHEYFEILADDGGVRLTVEAEPLRAEIDPVLLQRAVNNLVSNAIRYTPAGGEVHLSARAVEEGVQLAVSNTGPGIAPEHLPHIFDRYYRADQARSDQAHSAGLGLSIVRAIMNLHGGKISVDSQPGASTTFFLLFKKAQNS
- a CDS encoding VOC family protein, giving the protein MTTTVIPHLVCEGAADAIEFYKKAFNAVEQMRMPGDNGRIMHAALTIGNSTIMLADDFPEYGGLGPKALKGSPVTLHMVVPDVDASFQQAVDAGASVRMAPADMFWDDRYGQVTDPFGHHWSIATHIKDMTPAEMMEAMKQQSECQ
- a CDS encoding ligase-associated DNA damage response exonuclease, whose amino-acid sequence is MSADMVIVRKEGLYCVPGQFYIDPWRPVERAVITHAHGDHARGGHQHYLTAAPGVNVMKSRLGPINITGLAYGEQVVHNGVTVSLHPAGHVLGSAQVRMDYRGEVWVASGDYKVEADRTCTPFEPVRCDTFITESTFGLPIYRWQPEQQIFEDVNQWWAANAAQGRASVLLGYSFGKAQRLLSGLDPSNGPIICHGAVQTLNQVYRDEGVWLPSTVMVADVPKSEISRSIVLAPPSAAGSPWIKRFGDYSDAFASGWMQLRGARRRRGVDRGFVLSDHADWPGLLEAIGATGAQRVIVTHGSIAVLVRWLQAQGLQASGFDTEYGDDEADDAATADSAAAPADGAAAPAAVAARAGDSAAAAGPGLPAFPAAEGAEHA
- a CDS encoding YciI family protein is translated as MEFMVLRRANQSTERGIQPPALEPGIFLRPSVEAVRLQRRDGEWGELKGPFPPKELIAGFVLLEAASREDIVEQVRWWPLFDSGAVYEIRDAGCPGNCVGFDERGTAAGTIPKRNEALKRYVIFLRSDVYAEANAEPPPEVIDVMNAFNESGVQQGVLLAGEGLKGTDTAARVHYANSRTSVVDGPFTEVKELIAGYWMIQAASLEEAIAWAKTYPYPQPGEITLEIREACERIDRQEFTPEMVKAEERLRAELLEAGLRNAFSKAARGG
- a CDS encoding RNA polymerase sigma factor — translated: MESAKIIAVLARMLRDVGQAEELAQDALVLALERWPDSGVPEQPAAWLTTVAKNRALDALRRRQLHHEKEPQLSYEIDQLLQDAAPDLEHAVAEALENDIGDDVLRLVFVACHPVLPTDGRVALTLRMLGGLSTEEIARAFLVPEKTVAQRIVRAKRTLAEAKVPFEPPRAHELHERLASVLQVIYLIYNEGYSASAGADWMRPALCEEALRLGRVLAGLQPDEAEVHGLVALMEIQSSRARARVGPAGEPILLLEQDRARWDQLLIRRGLAALARAERSGRGLGPYGLQAAIAACHARARQAQDTDWPRIAALYDALAQLSPSPIVELNRAVALSMAYGPQAGLEVVDGLLAAPALKYYHLLPSVRGDLLAKLGRHDEARLEFGRAASLTQNERERQLLLARAQAH